The Sulfurimonas sp. HSL-1716 sequence AACGCGAGGGTAAGAGGCATAGAACTCGCAGGAAAAACGGGCACCACCAACAATAACGTTGATGCCTGGTTCGCAGGATATTCTCCCAGTATAGAGACCGTCGTTTGGTTCGGAAATGACGACAATACGCCGATGCATGCTAAAGAAACTGGAGGAAGAACAGCCGCTCCTGCATTTAACTACTTCTACAAAGAGCTTCTAAAAAGCAATCCTCAGGTCAAGAGAAGATTCGTAAAACCTGAAGGCGTCATAGAGGTCAAGATCGGAGGAGAAACGGAATATTTTACCAACACTTCCAAACCTCCAAAAAATGATAATACGGAGAAGAAAAACGAGGAGTTGATCTTTTAATAAAAGGAAGCAATATGAAAAATCTGCTATTTCTGTTGAGCATTCTTTTTACCTCCATACATGCCGATAGTTTCAAAAAAGGAAGTATCGGCGTAAATATCGCCGCGGGAAGCGCTTCTTTGAATACGAACGAAGACACGAAAAACTACACGGTCATAGGTGCAGGCGCGGACTATTTTTTTGCCGACGATATCTCTCTTGGACTTGAATACACATATTGGTCTGGAAACACTCCAAATATATCCCAACTAACGGTACCTTTGAACTACTATATACCTTTTAGCAAAAAAGTTCTACCTTACCTAGGCACTTTTTACAGGTACACATCTATGGGAGAGCCCTATAGTGACTACAGCTCTTACGGGGTCAAAGCGGGTATCACGGTAAATATATCGAAAAATACTTTTTTGGGTGCGGGATGGATAGAAGAATACTACAAAGAGTGCTCTAACTTTAAAGAGTGCAGTACCGGCTATCCGGAACTGCTCATACTCTTTACGTTTTAGTTAAAAGCTCTGTTTAATGCGGAGAAAAGTGCTTTTATAGAAGCGATCGTTATATCACTGTCTACCCCCACGCCAAAGAACGATGTCAAGTCATTTGTCTCGATCTCTATGTACGCCACTGCGTTTGCCGAGCTTTGTTCACCGCAAGAGTGCTCGGAATACGATTTGATCTTAAATGCGTATTCACACTCTTTTGAAAGTGCGTTCTTACAGGCATCGATAGGACCGTTACCATGTCCTTCTGAGACTATCTCCTTACCGTTGCATGAGTACGTAAGCTTGCACCACACGTTTTTATCCTTCGAAGTCGGAGAGCTGATGGCAAAATCTACAAGCTCTACACCGCCTTCGGATTCAAGGTAGGTCTTTGTAAAGATATCCAAGATCTCATCGTTATTCAGCTCTCTGCCCTCTTTGTCCGTTACTCCCTGAATGATACGCCCGAATTCCGGATGCATTTTTTTAGGAAGCTGATATCCGAACTCATGTTCTAATATATAAGCGACTCCGCCTTTGCCCGATTGGGAGTTGATGCGTATGATACCCTCATACGTACGTCCGACATCTTCGGGATCTATCGGGAGATACGGAACCTCCCAAAGAGGATCCTCTTTTAGTTTTT is a genomic window containing:
- a CDS encoding outer membrane beta-barrel protein — protein: MKNLLFLLSILFTSIHADSFKKGSIGVNIAAGSASLNTNEDTKNYTVIGAGADYFFADDISLGLEYTYWSGNTPNISQLTVPLNYYIPFSKKVLPYLGTFYRYTSMGEPYSDYSSYGVKAGITVNISKNTFLGAGWIEEYYKECSNFKECSTGYPELLILFTF